A single genomic interval of Hevea brasiliensis isolate MT/VB/25A 57/8 chromosome 4, ASM3005281v1, whole genome shotgun sequence harbors:
- the LOC110664693 gene encoding uncharacterized protein LOC110664693 has product MGYMDIANKCMDDGYSEVCNIGYFKPRESWDFQTLVCNDTEVRKMWEEGNEFGFLKIFIEFTDDKGESSNTITNYLERNNNEFYGLHYGSSSRKVINHGSGVIVEPNCQMQIEMPLNNALMFNESSNDTDDEDFQSIINSEEENSIDESLVNEYETKDEEFLIALKNRKQFKETLVSDGINAESIDDVLGSSHPNSTKNVNPAYDKCVETENFNEYEEFDDKGFKTPYTSDENDLGDSSKKKRKGQIVYNPSCDHTSLEFVIRMLFEN; this is encoded by the coding sequence ATGGGTTATATGGATATTGCTAATAAGTGCATGGATGATGGGTATAGTGAGGTTTGTAACATAGGATATTTTAAACCTAGGGAGTCATGGGACTTTCAAACACTTGTTTGTAATGATACTGAAGTTAGAAAGATGTGGGAggaaggaaatgaatttggttttcttaaaatttttattgagttCACAGATGACAAAGGGGAGAGTTCAAATACTATTACAAATTACCTAGAGAGAAATAATAATGAATTTTATGGCCTACACTATGGTTCTAGTAGTAGGAAAGTTATCAATCATGGGAGTGGAGTAATTGTTGAGCCTAATTGCCAAATGCAAATAGAAATGCCACTAAACAATGCTCTTATGTTCAATGAAAGCAGTAATGACACAGATGATGAGGACTTTCAATCAATAATTAATAGTGAAGAAGAAAACTCAATTGATGAGAGTTTAGTTAATGAATATGAGACAAAGGATGAGGAATTTCTAATAGCTTTGAAAAATAGGAAGCAATTCAAGGAAACACTAGTCAGTGATGGAATAAATGCTGAGTCAATTGATGATGTGTTAGGCAGTTCACATCCTAATAGTACTAAAAACGTGAATCCTGCTTATGATAAGTGTGTTGAAACTGAAAATTTCAATGAGTATGAAGAATTTGATGATAAGGGGTTTAAAACTCCTTATACAAGCGATGAGAATGATTTAGGTGACTCCAGCAAGAAGAAAAGGAAGGGGCAAATTGTGTACAATCCAAGCTGTGATCACACTTCACTTGAGTTTGTTATAAGAATGCTTTTTGAGAATTGA
- the LOC110664709 gene encoding ylmG homolog protein 2, chloroplastic, whose amino-acid sequence MASRENSTSTVPSVAPSFVLLSSWIAHNPFLRPLKLNLASPNGMIRELHLSLTSTAEKCSRFLHLFASENPIFKRLLSFSSHFRHHLAQFQCRDYRNPNSLSNHTFAAVLPGDSVAGIVVANGIINFLNIYNTLLIVRLVLTWFPNSPPAIVSPLSTLCDPYLNIFRGIIPPLGGTLDFSPILAFLVLNAFTSTAAALPAELPGTEASQGNCPPHRRFTNLTTSQNKWMRRCYGNKAQSSTGAN is encoded by the exons ATGGCATCGAGAGAGAACTCCACGAGCACGGTTCCGAGTGTTGCACCTAGCTTTGTCTTGCTCTCATCGTGGATTGCTCACAACCCTTTTCTGAGACCTTTGAAGCTGAATCTCGCATCTCCAAATGGTATGATACGTGAGCTCCACTTGTCCCTCACTTCGACGGCTGAAAAATGCTCGAGGTTCCTTCACTTGTTTGCCTCTGAAAATCCCATTTTCAAGAGATTACTCTCTTTCTCTTCCCATTTTAGGCATCATCTTGCCCAG TTTCAATGCAGGGATTATAGGAATCCAAATTCTCTGTCCAATCACACCTTTGCTGCAGTATTACCGGGAGATTCAGTGGCAGGGATTGTGGTAGCTAATGGCATTATCAATTTTCTGAATATATACAACACGCTGTTGATTGTAAGGCTGGTTTTGACCTGGTTTCCCAACTCTCCTCCTGCCATTGTCAGTCCCCTCAG CACTCTGTGTGATCCCTACTTGAACATATTCCGCGGAATCATTCCACCACTGGGAGGGACATTGGATTTTTCTCCGATTCTAGCATTCCTGGTTCTAAATGCCTTTACTAGTACTGCTGCTGCACTTCCTGCTGAACTTCCAGGAACAGAAGCTTCTCAAGGAAATTGTCCTCCACATAGAAGGTTCACTAATCTCACTACATCACAGAATAAATGGATGAGAAGGTGTTACGGGAACAAGGCACAGAGCTCCACTGGTGCCAATTAG